One window of the Eucalyptus grandis isolate ANBG69807.140 chromosome 6, ASM1654582v1, whole genome shotgun sequence genome contains the following:
- the LOC104456658 gene encoding endoplasmin homolog: MGKWTIPSVLLVLCLLCALPDQGRKLRANAEGDSEELVDPPKVEEKLGAVPNGLSTDSDVVKRESESISKRSLRNSAEKFEFQAEVSRLMDILVNSLYSNKDIFLRELISNASDALDKIRFLALTDKDILGEGDDTKLEIQIKVDKEKRIVTLRDRGIGMTKEDLIKNLGTIAKSGTSAFVEKMQTSGDLNLIGQFGVGFYSVYLVADYVEVISKNNDDKQYVWESKADGAFAISEDTWNEPLGRGTEIRLHLREEAGEYLEESKLKDLVKKYSEFINFPIYLWASKEVDVEVPADEDESSDEEESSETSSSGEEGDEDTEKTEDEDVEKKPKTKKVKETSSEWELLNDVKAIWLRNPKEVTDEEYTKFYHSLAKDFSDEKPLAWSHFTAEGDVEFKAVLFVPPKAPSDLYESYYNSNKSNLKLYVRRVFISDEFDELLPKYLNFLKGLVDSDTLPLNVSREMLQQHSSLKTIKKKLIRKALDMIRKIAEEDPEDANNKDKKDTEKFGDEEDEKKGQYAKFWNEFGKSIKLGIIEDATNRNRLAKLLRFESTKSDGQLTSLDQYISRMKSGQKDIFYITGTSKEQLEKSPFLERLKKKNYEVIFFTDPVDEYLMQYLMDYEDSKFQNVSKEGLKLGKDSKDKDLKESYKELTKWWKSALASDNVDDVKISNRLDNTPCVVVTSKYGWSANMERIMQSQTLSDANKQGYMRGKRVLEINPRHPIIKELRERVVKNPENESIRNTAQLMYQTALMESGFTLSDPKDFASRIHDSVKSGLNISPDAAVEEDDDADEAETESKEEASAPPKDEAEDAETPEAKDEL, translated from the exons ATGGGGAAGTGGACGATCCCGTCCGTGCTGCTGGTCCTGTGCCTCCTCTGCGCGCTTCCGGATCAAG GAAGGAAGCTGCGCGCGAATGCGGAGGGCGATTCGGAGGAGCTGGTCGATCCCCCGAAGGTCGAGGAGAAGCTCGGCGCCGTTCCGAATGGTCTGTCCACCGATTCCGACGTCGTCAAGAG GGAGTCGGAATCGATCTCGAAGAGATCGCTCCGCAACAGTGCGGAGAAGTTTGAGTTCCAAGCCGAGGTTTCGCGGCTCATGGACATCCTTGTCAACTCGCTCTACAGCAACAAGGACATTTTCCTCAGGGAATTGATCTCCAATGCTTCTGAT GCACTGGACAAGATACGATTCCTTGCCCTGACGGACAAGGACATTTTGGGAGAGGGCGATGATACTAAGCTCGAGATCCAG ATTAAAGTAGACAAAGAAAAGAGGATTGTCACCCTCCGCGACAGAGGTATCGGGATGACAAAAGAGGATCTGATCAAGAATTTGGGAACGATTGCAAAGTCTGGAACTTCAG catttgtggagaaaatgCAGACGAGTGGAGATCTCAACCTTATTGGTCAATTTGGTGTTGGTTTTTACTCCGTATACCTCGTTGCTGACTATGTCGAAGTCATCAGCAAAAATAATGACGACAAACA GTACGTGTGGGAATCAAAGGCTGATGGGGCATTTGCAATTTCCGAAGACACATGGAATGAGCCGCTAGGACGGGGAACTGAGATTAGATTGCATCTAAGGGAGGAAGCTGGGGAGTACTTGGAAGAGAGCAAATTAAAG GATTTAGTGAAGAAGTACTCTGAATTCATTAACTTTCCCATCTATTTGTGGGCAAGCAAAGAGGTCGATGTGGAAGTTCCTGCAGATGAGGATGAGTCAAGTGATGAAGAGGAATCAT CGGAAACCAGCTCTTCTGGGGAAGAGGGGGATGAAGACACCGAGAAAACTGAGGATGAGGATGTGGAGAAAAAGCCAAAGACTAAGAAGGTGAAGGAAACTTCTAGTGAATGGGAACTTTTGAATGATGTGAAGGCTATATGGTTGAGAAATCCAAAGGAGGTGACTGATGAGGAATACACAAAGTTCTACCACTCTCTAGCGAAG GATTTCAGTGATGAGAAGCCTTTGGCATGGAGTCACTTTACTGCTGAAGGTGATGTCGAGTTCAAGGCTGTTCTCTTTGTGCCTCCTAAAGCACCTAGTGATCTGTATGAAAGCTACTATAATTCCAACAAGTCTAACTTGAAGTTATATGTTCGACGGGTATTCATTTCTGATGAATTTGATGAGCTTTTGCCCAAGTATCTGAACTTTTTGAAG GGTCTCGTTGATTCTGACACTTTGCCCCTAAATGTATCGCGTGAAATGCTTCAACAACACAGCAGCTTGAAGACAATTAAGAAGAAACTTATCAGGAAGGCACTTGACATGATCCGTAAAATTGCCGAGGAGGACCCTGAGGATGCTAACAACAAAGACAAGAAAG ATACTGAAAAATTTGgcgatgaagaagatgagaagaaaggTCAATACGCAAAATTCTGGAATGAGTTTGGCAAGTCCATTAAACTCGGTATAATTGAAGATGCCACTAACAGAAACCGGTTGGCTAAGCTCCTCAGATTTGAGAG TACCAAGTCCGATGGTCAATTGACTTCACTAGACCAGTACATCTCAAGAATGAAATCTGGCCAGAAGGATATCTTTTATATAACAGGAACCAGCAAGGAACAATTGGAGAAGTCACCATTCCTCGAGAGActtaagaagaaaaattatgag GTTATTTTCTTCACTGATCCAGTGGATGAGTACCTCATGCAATATCTGATGGATTATGAAGACAGCAAATTCCAGAATGTGTCCAAGGAGGGTTTGAAACTCGGAAAAGACTCAAAAGATAAGGACCTGAAGGAGTCTTACAAGGAGCTGACCAAATGGTGGAAGAGTGCTCTTGCCAGTGACAATGTTGATGATGTGAAGATTAGCAACCGTTTGGATAACACTCCTTGTGTGGTGGTGACTTCAAAATATGGATGGAGTGCAAATATGGAAAGGATCATGCAGTCTCAGACCCTATCGGATGCTAACAAGCAGGGATATATGCGTGGAAAGAGGGTCCTTGAGATTAATCCAAGGCACCCGATCATCAAGGAGCTTCGAGAAAGGGTGGTGAAGAACCCTGAG AATGAGAGCATAAGGAATACAGCCCAGCTCATGTACCAAACAGCACTCATGGAGAGTGGTTTCACGCTCAGCGACCCGAAGGATTTCGCTTCCCGGATACACGATTCTGTCAAATCCGGCCTAAATATTAGTCCAGATGCCGCTGttgaagaggatgatgatgctGATGAAGCTGAGACAGAATCCAAGGAAGAAGCCTCAGCTCCTCCCAAGGACGAGGCTGAAGATGCTGAAACTCCTGAAGCCAAGGACGAGCTGTAA
- the LOC104456656 gene encoding E3 ubiquitin-protein ligase CIP8 encodes MSESPSQAQAPPPPQPVLSAAAASAAAASATEYWCFQCEKRVSVETLADLPEVVCVECKGGFVVDSIPAAPSAQPSPPDQLDDPALGSQFLQVLRLIAQAARDEDVPPPPPSNPPSDDDFLRIELDGWDNDEEEDEDDDDEEENEENGNREGIERGEGEREGDDQSDDENGGENRDEYDEDDARRRRRDVLRLRIRDFATRARSGRNRILDWAEILMGLDDSSIELRLEVPDSDRYIGNPEDYVDDAGYQALLQNLAESDGGRRGAPPAAKSAVLELPTVEIRSKDETVVCAICKDMASVGEMVKKLPCGHGYHGDCIVPWLGARNTCPVCRFELPTDDPEYEEEKKKMNVNAGGSSGSVGDNSVE; translated from the coding sequence ATGTCGGAGTCTCCATCTCAGGCGCaggcaccgccgccgccgcagccggtgctctccgccgccgccgcctccgccgccgccgcctccgccacgGAGTACTGGTGCTTCCAATGCGAGAAGCGCGTCTCCGTCGAAACCCTAGCGGACCTCCCCGAAGTCGTCTGCGTCGAGTGCAAGGGCGGCTTCGTCGTCGACTCGATACCGGCCGCGCCGTCGGcgcagccctcgccgcccgATCAGCTCGACGATCCCGCCCTCGGCTCCCAGTTCCTCCAGGTCCTGCGGCTGATCGCGCAGGCGGCGCGTGACGAGGACgtccccccgccgccgccctcgaATCCGCCGTCGGACGACGATTTCCTCCGAATCGAGCTCGATGGGTGGGACAAcgatgaggaggaggatgaggacgaCGACGATGAGGAAGAGAACGAGGAGAACGGTAACCGCGAGGGGATCGAACGGGGCGAaggggagagggagggggatGATCAATCGGATGACGAGAACGGAGGAGAGAACAGAGATGaatatgatgaggatgatgcGCGGAGGAGGCGGCGTGACGTGCTCAGGCTCCGGATCCGAGACTTTGCAACGCGAGCACGGAGCGGGCGCAACCGGATTCTCGATTGGGCAGAAATCTTGATGGGATTGGATGATAGTTCCATCGAACTGAGGCTCGAAGTGCCTGATTCAGACCGCTACATAGGCAATCCGGAGGATTACGTGGATGACGCTGGGTACCAGGCTTTGCTGCAGAATTTGGCGGAGAGCGACGGTGGAAGAAGAGGAGCCCCACCGGCTGCAAAATCAGCAGTTCTGGAGCTTCCGACTGTGGAGATCAGATCAAAGGACGAAACCGTGGTGTGTGCGATCTGTAAGGACATGGCGAGTGTGGGCGAGATGGTGAAGAAATTGCCCTGTGGTCATGGTTACCATGGGGATTGCATCGTGCCATGGTTGGGTGCGAGGAATACGTGTCCAGTCTGTCGGTTTGAGTTGCCGACTGATGATCCTGAGtatgaagaggagaagaagaaaatgaatgtgAATGCAGGCGGGAGCTCGGGTTCTGTCGGAGACAATTCGGTGGAATAA
- the LOC104456660 gene encoding thaumatin-like protein 1, protein MHPVLCPRPSSRSSICVYIGLILLHLCRGISGATFTLINRCDFTVWPGVLANAGSAALGSTGFELPTGASRSFQAPPTWSGRFWGRTSCNFDPSTGQGSCATADCGSNQVECNGAGAAPPATLAEFTIQSGGAQDFYDVSLVDGYNLPMLVDVSGGSGACLSTGCLTDLNRQCPAELRDGSGQGCKSACEAFGSPEYCCSGAYGSPDTCKPSVYSQMFKAACPRSYSYAYDDKTSTFTCTAADYTITFCPSLSASQKAATDGSSSAGTTSGTTSGTSSGTTGSSESPPDNNFPWSLGFSIGHSSGTLQSRCDWTWLISLVVSLFLCFLHS, encoded by the exons ATGCATCCTGTCCTCTGTCCTCGGCCATCATCCCGGTCTTCCATTTGCGTCTACATTGGCCTCATTCTGCTTCATTTATGTAGAG GCATATCAGGGGCTACATTCACTCTAATCAACCGGTGCGACTTCACGGTGTGGCCGGGCGTTCTGGCCAATGCGGGCAGCGCTGCATTGGGCAGCACCGGATTCGAGCTCCCTACCGGCGCCTCGCGCTCCTTCCAAGCTCCCCCGACCTGGTCCGGCCGGTTCTGGGGCCGAACCAGCTGCAACTTCGACCCCTCGACCGGCCAGGGTAGCTGTGCCACCGCGGACTGCGGCTCCAACCAAGTGGAGTGCAACGGGGCCGGGGCGGCCCCACCAGCTACCCTCGCCGAGTTCACAATCCAGTCAGGTGGCGCACAGGACTTCTACGACGTCAGCCTGGTCGACGGGTACAACTTGCCCATGCTCGTGGATGTGAGTGGTGGGTCCGGCGCATGCCTTTCCACCGGGTGCCTGACGGACTTGAACCGGCAGTGCCCAGCCGAGCTGCGGGACGGGTCGGGCCAGGGCTGCAAGAGCGCCTGCGAGGCATTCGGGAGCCCCGAGTACTGCTGCAGCGGCGCATATGGCTCGCCGGACACTTGCAAGCCGTCGGTTTATTCGCAGATGTTCAAGGCCGCGTGCCCGAGGTCATATAGCTACGCATACGATGATAAGACGAGTACATTTACGTGCACAGCCGCAGACTACACGATCACATTCTGCCCTTCCTTATCAGCAAG TCAAAAAGCCGCCACAGATGGATCTTCGAGTGCCGGAACGACGAGCGGAACGACGAGCGGAACCAGCTCGGGGACAACCGGTTCGAGCGAGAGTCCTCCGGACAACAACTTTCCGTGGTCCCTGGGTTTCTCCATCGGACACTCGAGCGGCACCCTCCAATCTCGTTGCGATTGGACGTGGCTCATCTCTCTTGTcgtctctctatttctctgttttctaCATTCGTAA
- the LOC104456657 gene encoding uncharacterized protein LOC104456657, with amino-acid sequence MAVSDAVVGNLTTIYVAVIAAIKAYGLVSGRSFGGGLVLVLSTAVVGLILVATLTWDVSQKAAHAIARDDDRAHEVSCKGGICWHGVAVKSPASQVRFHLPPQQPPQPPHHGAAAL; translated from the coding sequence ATGGCGGTGTCCGACGCGGTGGTGGGGAACCTGACGACGATCTACGTGGCGGTGATCGCGGCGATCAAGGCGTACGGGCTGGTGTCCGGCCGCAGCTTCGGCGGGGGGCTCGTGCTGGTGCTCTCCACGGCGGTGGTGGGGCTCATCCTCGTCGCCACGCTCACGTGGGACGTGTCCCAGAAGGCCGCCCACGCCATCGCCCGGGACGACGACCGCGCCCACGAGGTGTCCTGCAAGGGCGGCATCTGCTGGCACGGCGTCGCCGTCAAGTCCCCGGCCTCCCAGGTCCGGTTCCACCTCCCCCCGCAGcagccgccgcagccgccgcacCACGGCGCCGCCGCCCTGTGA